The Chitinophaga flava genome has a segment encoding these proteins:
- a CDS encoding co-chaperone GroES — protein sequence MAKKLSIKPLADRVIVKPAAAEEKTAGGIIIPDTAKEKPVRGTVVAAGPGKKDEPITVKVGDTVLYGKYSGQELPIDGEDFLIMRESDILAIV from the coding sequence ATGGCTAAGAAATTAAGTATTAAACCTTTAGCTGACAGGGTAATTGTTAAACCTGCAGCCGCAGAAGAGAAAACCGCAGGTGGTATCATTATCCCGGATACTGCAAAAGAAAAACCTGTAAGAGGCACCGTGGTGGCCGCCGGTCCTGGTAAAAAAGATGAGCCGATCACTGTTAAAGTAGGTGATACTGTATTGTATGGTAAATACTCCGGACAGGAACTGCCTATCGACGGCGAAGACTTCCTGATCATGAGAGAGTCTGATATCCTGGCAATCGTTTAA